Proteins found in one Amycolatopsis umgeniensis genomic segment:
- a CDS encoding xanthine dehydrogenase family protein molybdopterin-binding subunit — translation MGLIGAKVTRLEDVRLLTGRAQYIDDVRLPGMLEAAVLRSPFPHARILRVDTTAANAHPGVFAVVTGEDVLSSTKTPQPVIWANLPDMRVPENHALAVGKVRYPGQGVAAVAAKDRATAEDALELIEVEYEELPVAGTLEQALADDAPKLYEDWPSNIAGTGTIPMGDASTAFAEADVVLTESFRFARQMGTPIETRGVVATWDPFTDRLDVWLATQAPNLARELFGEVFGLSLDRIRVRTPDVGGGFGNKFDFYAEEVVAAILSRRTGKPVKLIEDRAESFVANAHSREQKIDVELAAKDDGTITGLRATVYGVLGGVLGTVGPSPCWTTTALLTGPYAIPNVELSLVAVMTNRSPYGSFRGYGLPKANFVHEHLVEQLAKRLGMDAHAVRRKNFIPPEAFPYQSPVFVYDSGRYEDCLDLCLKAVEDAGWAKRRGNGVGIGYSFHNELTGFGPSRIINLSGLGHSGFDEEVVRVDSTGHVTVHTGLSAIGQGIHTTLAQVAAHTLGVPLDHVTVVSGDTDSCPYTGYGTAASRGAAVGGAAVLNASTRLRAKILRVAGHILEVSPGDLSIEDGVVSVKGVPGREVTLAAIGDAAYRRLNGVWPEDETPTLEEREVYDPVNVATSFGCTAVLAEVDRETGVVTLLDYLIAHDCGTVINPMIVDGQLHGGAAQAIGGALYEELVYGADGRMETTSFTGYLLPTATEIPPFSVSHMATPAEHVPGGFKGMGEAGVIGGGAAIAHAVEDALREYGVDITSLPITPPRLLAAMKRGARR, via the coding sequence ATGGGGCTGATCGGCGCGAAGGTGACCCGGCTGGAGGACGTCCGCCTGCTCACCGGCCGGGCGCAGTACATCGACGACGTCCGGCTGCCCGGCATGCTCGAGGCCGCCGTCCTCCGCAGTCCCTTCCCCCACGCGCGGATCCTGCGCGTCGACACCACCGCGGCCAACGCGCATCCCGGTGTGTTCGCCGTGGTCACCGGCGAAGACGTGCTTTCGAGCACGAAGACGCCCCAACCGGTGATCTGGGCGAACCTGCCGGACATGCGGGTGCCCGAGAACCACGCGCTGGCCGTCGGCAAGGTGCGGTATCCCGGCCAAGGCGTCGCGGCCGTCGCGGCGAAGGACCGGGCGACCGCCGAAGACGCGCTGGAACTGATCGAGGTCGAGTACGAAGAACTCCCGGTCGCCGGCACCCTCGAACAGGCACTGGCGGACGACGCGCCGAAGCTCTATGAAGACTGGCCGAGCAACATCGCCGGCACCGGCACCATCCCGATGGGTGACGCGAGCACCGCGTTCGCCGAGGCCGACGTCGTGCTCACCGAATCGTTCCGCTTCGCACGGCAGATGGGCACGCCGATCGAGACACGCGGCGTGGTGGCGACCTGGGATCCGTTCACCGACCGGCTCGACGTCTGGCTCGCGACTCAGGCGCCCAACCTCGCGCGCGAACTGTTCGGCGAGGTCTTCGGGCTTTCTCTGGACCGGATCCGCGTGCGCACCCCCGACGTCGGCGGCGGCTTCGGGAACAAGTTCGACTTCTACGCCGAAGAGGTCGTCGCGGCGATCCTCTCGCGACGCACCGGGAAACCAGTCAAGCTCATCGAGGACCGAGCGGAAAGCTTCGTCGCCAACGCGCACTCGCGCGAGCAGAAGATCGACGTCGAACTGGCCGCCAAGGACGACGGCACGATCACCGGTCTGCGCGCCACGGTGTACGGCGTCCTCGGCGGCGTGCTCGGGACAGTCGGCCCCAGCCCGTGCTGGACGACGACAGCGCTGCTGACCGGGCCGTACGCCATCCCGAACGTCGAACTGAGCCTTGTCGCCGTGATGACGAACCGGTCGCCGTACGGGTCTTTTCGCGGATACGGGCTGCCGAAGGCGAACTTCGTGCACGAGCATCTGGTGGAGCAGCTGGCGAAACGGCTCGGCATGGACGCGCACGCGGTGCGGCGCAAGAACTTCATCCCGCCGGAAGCGTTTCCGTACCAGAGCCCGGTGTTCGTCTACGACAGCGGCCGCTACGAAGACTGCCTGGATCTCTGCCTGAAGGCCGTCGAGGACGCGGGCTGGGCGAAGCGCCGTGGAAACGGTGTCGGCATCGGCTACTCGTTCCACAACGAACTGACCGGATTCGGGCCGAGCCGGATCATCAACCTTTCCGGGCTGGGACATTCCGGGTTCGACGAGGAAGTCGTGCGTGTCGACTCGACAGGGCACGTGACCGTCCACACCGGACTGTCCGCCATCGGGCAGGGCATCCACACGACGCTGGCGCAGGTGGCCGCGCATACGCTCGGCGTCCCGCTCGATCACGTCACCGTCGTTTCCGGGGACACCGACAGTTGCCCGTACACCGGCTACGGCACGGCGGCGAGCCGCGGGGCGGCCGTCGGCGGCGCGGCCGTGCTGAACGCGTCGACCCGGTTGCGGGCGAAGATCCTGCGGGTGGCAGGCCACATCCTGGAGGTATCCCCGGGCGACCTGTCTATCGAGGACGGTGTCGTTTCGGTGAAGGGCGTGCCGGGCAGGGAGGTCACGCTGGCCGCCATCGGCGACGCGGCATACCGGAGGCTGAACGGCGTCTGGCCGGAAGACGAGACGCCGACGCTGGAGGAACGCGAGGTCTACGACCCGGTCAACGTCGCGACCTCGTTCGGCTGCACCGCCGTCCTCGCCGAGGTCGACCGGGAGACCGGGGTGGTGACGCTGCTGGACTACCTGATCGCGCACGACTGCGGCACCGTGATCAACCCGATGATCGTGGACGGGCAGTTGCACGGCGGCGCGGCGCAGGCGATCGGCGGCGCGCTGTACGAGGAATTGGTCTACGGCGCCGATGGGCGTATGGAGACCACTTCGTTCACCGGGTACCTGTTGCCGACCGCGACCGAGATCCCGCCGTTCTCCGTGTCCCATATGGCGACACCCGCCGAACACGTTCCCGGCGGGTTCAAGGGGATGGGGGAAGCGGGCGTGATCGGCGGTGGCGCGGCGATCGCGCACGCCGTCGAGGACGCGCTGCGCGAGTACGGCGTCGACATCACTTCGCTGCCGATCACGCCACCACGGCTGCTGGCCGCGATGAAGCGGGGAGCACGCCGATGA
- a CDS encoding FAD binding domain-containing protein, translating into MKAAPFEYLRASSLDEAIEALAGTPDARVLAGGQSLVPLLNLRQARPPLVVDINRVDELSFLRKENGRLEIGALTRHRVVETSAVVRSEVPLLAEALGFVGHVAIRNRGTVGGSLAHADPAAELPAVMVALDAEFSVRGPAGERVIAARDFFLGPHRTALEPGELLTRISVPTHRGGWAVEELSRRSRDLALVAVFATVTLSGEVCETARIAVAGAGPTPIRATAAEEALVGGALTDDAIALAAELVAAATDPPGDLHAPADYRREMAAVLTRRAIARAEEGA; encoded by the coding sequence ATGAAGGCCGCGCCGTTCGAGTACCTCCGGGCGTCTTCGCTCGATGAGGCCATCGAAGCGCTGGCGGGCACGCCGGACGCGCGAGTGCTGGCGGGCGGGCAGAGTCTGGTGCCGTTGCTGAACCTGCGGCAGGCGCGGCCCCCGCTGGTGGTCGACATCAACCGCGTCGACGAACTTTCCTTCCTGCGCAAGGAGAATGGGCGACTGGAGATCGGCGCGCTCACCCGGCACCGCGTCGTCGAGACGTCCGCCGTCGTCCGGTCCGAAGTCCCGCTGCTGGCCGAGGCGCTCGGTTTCGTGGGGCACGTGGCGATCCGGAACCGGGGCACCGTCGGCGGCAGCCTCGCGCATGCCGACCCCGCCGCGGAACTGCCGGCGGTGATGGTCGCGCTCGACGCCGAGTTCTCCGTGCGCGGCCCGGCAGGTGAGCGGGTCATCGCCGCGCGGGACTTCTTCCTGGGCCCGCATCGCACGGCGTTGGAACCAGGCGAACTCCTGACCCGGATCTCGGTGCCGACGCATCGAGGCGGCTGGGCGGTCGAAGAATTGAGCCGCCGCAGCCGGGATCTCGCATTGGTCGCTGTCTTCGCCACCGTGACGCTGTCCGGCGAAGTCTGCGAAACCGCGCGGATCGCCGTCGCGGGCGCCGGCCCCACCCCGATCCGGGCCACCGCCGCCGAAGAGGCGCTCGTCGGCGGCGCCCTGACGGACGACGCGATCGCGCTCGCCGCGGAACTCGTCGCCGCGGCGACCGATCCGCCCGGCGACCTCCACGCACCGGCGGACTACCGGCGCGAGATGGCCGCCGTCCTCACCCGGCGGGCGATCGCGCGAGCGGAGGAGGGCGCATGA
- a CDS encoding (2Fe-2S)-binding protein translates to MITVTVTVNGRTYRADCEPRRTLADFLRHDLGFVGVHVGCEHGVCGSCTITLDGASARSCCLLAVQVDGAEIVTVEGLAENGELHPLQESFRKHHGLQCGFCTPGMLATAMELLEENPDPTDAEIRQGISGNLCRCTGYQFIVDAIRDAAPGR, encoded by the coding sequence ATGATCACGGTCACCGTGACGGTGAACGGACGGACCTACCGCGCAGACTGCGAACCCCGGCGGACGCTGGCCGACTTCCTGCGTCACGACCTGGGTTTCGTCGGGGTGCACGTCGGCTGCGAGCACGGCGTCTGCGGCTCTTGCACGATCACCCTCGACGGCGCGAGCGCGCGTTCGTGCTGCCTGCTGGCGGTCCAGGTGGACGGCGCGGAGATCGTCACGGTCGAGGGGCTCGCCGAGAACGGCGAACTGCATCCGCTGCAGGAGTCGTTCCGGAAGCACCACGGGCTGCAATGCGGTTTCTGCACGCCCGGGATGCTGGCGACGGCGATGGAGCTGCTCGAGGAGAACCCGGACCCGACGGACGCCGAGATCCGGCAGGGGATCTCGGGGAACCTGTGCCGGTGCACGGGGTACCAGTTCATCGTCGACGCCATCCGGGACGCGGCTCCAGGTCGGTGA
- a CDS encoding glycoside hydrolase family 25 protein, which translates to MALGIDIYSRFQSVTNWQAVKNHGVTFVFVKLSDGGGLPNGGRNKGDALVAGARSVGIPVGGYHFAQLTPSPEAQADVLISEVRRLGATGCVPMLDLEDNPPGSGAPNIPDGRKRDFSIRFCNRLAEHGFRPGIYMNNSLAKMLRPDQFGVPDLVIWIARYGAKPDAAAGRYDLHQYSDAGQIPGIRASSVDLNESYTNAHLTGGGAAPKRKATTELMERRTIPASSATTSVRLLLSGSETAAIIVRPRVDGDGVTDAPVWQGNIFAWGSDKVGVGGNPLGTPGFNPKTVSHRRYALPGAVWADYEYSSNVEFEIDIVG; encoded by the coding sequence ATGGCGCTGGGAATAGATATCTACAGCCGCTTCCAATCCGTTACCAACTGGCAGGCCGTCAAGAACCACGGAGTGACGTTCGTCTTCGTCAAGCTCAGCGACGGGGGAGGCCTGCCGAACGGCGGCCGCAACAAGGGCGACGCGTTGGTGGCCGGTGCGAGATCCGTGGGAATTCCGGTGGGCGGTTATCACTTCGCCCAGTTGACTCCGTCTCCCGAGGCGCAGGCCGACGTGTTGATCTCCGAGGTGCGGCGACTGGGTGCGACGGGTTGTGTCCCGATGCTCGACCTCGAGGACAACCCGCCGGGCTCCGGCGCGCCGAACATCCCCGACGGGCGTAAACGGGACTTCTCGATCAGGTTCTGCAATCGCTTGGCGGAGCACGGGTTCCGGCCCGGCATCTACATGAACAACTCGCTCGCCAAGATGCTGCGCCCCGACCAGTTCGGCGTACCGGACCTGGTCATCTGGATCGCGCGCTACGGCGCCAAACCCGACGCCGCCGCGGGCCGCTACGACCTGCACCAGTATTCGGACGCGGGGCAGATCCCCGGGATCCGCGCGAGCAGTGTCGACCTCAACGAGTCCTACACGAACGCCCACTTGACCGGCGGCGGCGCCGCCCCGAAGCGGAAGGCGACGACAGAACTCATGGAGCGCAGGACCATTCCGGCCAGTTCGGCCACCACGTCAGTGCGGCTGCTGCTCTCCGGCAGCGAGACGGCCGCGATCATCGTCCGCCCGCGTGTCGACGGCGACGGCGTCACCGACGCGCCCGTCTGGCAGGGCAATATCTTCGCCTGGGGCAGCGACAAGGTCGGCGTCGGCGGGAATCCCTTGGGGACGCCCGGATTCAACCCGAAGACGGTCTCGCACCGGCGGTACGCCCTGCCGGGCGCGGTCTGGGCCGACTACGAGTACAGCTCGAACGTGGAGTTCGAGATCGACATCGTCGGCTGA
- the bcp gene encoding thioredoxin-dependent thiol peroxidase yields the protein MTEQRLSPGDKAPDFTLPDSEGNDVKLSDFRGKSVVVYFYPSAGTPGCTKQACDFRDSLAQLNDAGYQVLGISPDKPAKLAKFVEAEGLTFPLLADTEKTVLKAYSAFGEKKNYGKVYEGVIRSTFVVDAEGKIAVAQYNVRATGHVAKLLRDLDLAS from the coding sequence ATGACCGAGCAGCGACTCTCCCCCGGCGACAAAGCGCCCGACTTCACCCTTCCCGACAGCGAGGGCAACGACGTCAAGCTCAGCGACTTCCGCGGCAAGTCGGTCGTCGTGTACTTCTACCCGAGTGCCGGCACGCCGGGCTGCACGAAGCAGGCCTGCGACTTCCGGGACAGCCTCGCGCAGCTCAACGACGCCGGCTACCAGGTGCTCGGCATCTCCCCGGACAAGCCCGCGAAGCTCGCGAAGTTCGTCGAGGCGGAGGGGCTCACCTTCCCGCTGCTCGCTGACACGGAGAAGACCGTCCTCAAGGCATACAGCGCCTTCGGCGAGAAGAAGAACTACGGCAAGGTCTACGAAGGCGTCATCCGGTCGACGTTCGTCGTCGACGCGGAGGGCAAGATCGCCGTGGCGCAGTACAACGTGCGCGCCACGGGGCACGTCGCGAAGCTGCTGCGGGATCTCGACCTGGCGTCCTGA